In Sphingobacterium thalpophilum, a genomic segment contains:
- a CDS encoding S49 family peptidase, whose amino-acid sequence MNGFNVISSILRSSWLLDESWIDANWSLIQMLLNGESVSFNSSAPSNLILDPSLARYNYRDGWTKAGKDSIALYDLRGPIMHYGFCGDGTHELHSAFNEAENASNITSHFLLIDSPGGQADGVLEFMQAIMASVKPSLSYINGGMAASGGGFIAAAADAVFASSKLCEIGSFGGYSTLLDATEREQREGVKRIVIKAKQSKDKNTVYELAKAGDKNALAELEDRISLVTGELLDAVRLGRGDRLKNDSWATGKMYFADEALTMGLIDGIGTMDDAIRHLRTLTSSKKTKNFNMNNFNNVAALASVEAEGAEAALDLANADLTAAGITDFTIVEQSVIDEGARVTAELATANASLATANTTIANQEATIQANQTRIQTLEGVIAKRAASDPGTKSKSAKKSTEDPEIEEEEPTTVAAHNQIADRGIFG is encoded by the coding sequence ATGAATGGTTTCAATGTAATTTCTTCAATTCTTAGATCATCGTGGCTTCTGGATGAATCCTGGATCGACGCAAACTGGAGTTTGATCCAGATGCTCCTTAATGGAGAATCCGTCTCTTTCAATTCCTCGGCTCCTTCAAACCTTATTCTTGATCCAAGTTTGGCTAGATACAATTATCGGGATGGCTGGACTAAAGCAGGTAAGGATTCAATAGCACTTTACGATTTACGTGGGCCAATCATGCATTATGGCTTTTGTGGCGATGGAACGCATGAGCTCCATAGCGCATTTAATGAAGCTGAAAATGCGTCCAATATAACTTCCCATTTCTTACTTATCGATTCTCCTGGGGGACAAGCTGATGGTGTGCTTGAATTTATGCAGGCAATTATGGCTTCTGTAAAACCTAGCTTGAGTTATATCAATGGAGGTATGGCAGCGAGTGGTGGTGGCTTTATTGCTGCTGCTGCAGATGCTGTATTTGCTTCTTCCAAATTATGTGAGATAGGAAGTTTTGGTGGTTATTCCACTTTACTTGACGCTACTGAACGTGAACAGAGAGAGGGGGTTAAGCGAATTGTTATTAAGGCCAAGCAGTCTAAGGACAAAAATACCGTCTATGAACTTGCGAAGGCTGGAGATAAGAATGCGCTCGCTGAACTGGAGGATCGTATTTCCCTGGTTACTGGCGAACTTCTAGACGCTGTAAGGTTGGGCCGTGGTGATCGATTAAAAAATGACAGCTGGGCAACCGGCAAAATGTATTTCGCTGATGAAGCTTTGACAATGGGCCTCATCGACGGTATTGGGACAATGGATGATGCTATAAGGCATCTCCGCACACTCACTTCAAGCAAGAAAACTAAAAATTTTAATATGAATAATTTTAACAATGTGGCTGCATTGGCTTCTGTTGAAGCTGAAGGAGCTGAGGCCGCTTTAGACCTGGCTAACGCTGATCTGACAGCAGCTGGTATTACGGACTTTACAATCGTCGAGCAATCAGTTATCGATGAGGGGGCGCGCGTGACAGCTGAACTTGCGACTGCTAATGCTTCGTTAGCTACGGCGAACACGACGATCGCCAACCAGGAAGCAACAATTCAGGCGAATCAGACCCGCATTCAAACTTTGGAAGGTGTGATTGCTAAGCGTGCTGCTAGTGATCCTGGAACGAAATCTAAATCTGCAAAGAAATCAACAGAGGATCCTGAAATAGAAGAGGAGGAACCTACTACTGTTGCTGCTCACAATCAGATCGCCGATCGCGGAATTTTTGGTTAG
- a CDS encoding RNA polymerase sigma factor, whose product MIEQYLAKAPKRFLSYAMGLTKDIDDANDIIQEAIISIWRSRDRTNDLSDGYFKYVLKQKFVSLIRKQKKNMQLLLDSEPISHNDALTKFYLKELDQIVDTANPLHRDVFRLNMAGYKFREIAEMLDIPEGTAVGSMRYIRIKIKTKLLEHA is encoded by the coding sequence ATGATTGAACAATATTTAGCAAAGGCACCAAAACGCTTTCTTAGTTATGCTATGGGCCTTACCAAAGATATCGATGATGCTAATGACATTATACAAGAAGCGATCATCTCAATATGGCGATCTCGCGATCGTACAAATGACCTATCCGACGGCTATTTTAAATATGTCCTTAAGCAAAAGTTTGTGAGCTTGATCAGGAAACAAAAGAAAAATATGCAGCTGCTGTTGGATAGTGAGCCGATCAGCCATAACGATGCACTGACCAAGTTTTATCTTAAGGAGCTAGATCAGATCGTCGATACAGCAAACCCCTTACACAGGGATGTTTTTCGGCTTAATATGGCCGGTTACAAATTCCGTGAGATTGCCGAGATGTTGGATATCCCTGAAGGAACTGCTGTTGGATCGATGCGATATATAAGAATTAAAATTAAAACCAAATTACTTGAACATGCCTAA
- the dnaG gene encoding DNA primase, protein MITQESIDRILDATRIEDVIGEVVKLKKKGSNLQGCCPFHDEKTASFVVSPSKQMYKCFGCGAGGNVVTFLMENGRLEFPDAIHKLAAKYSMTVEETLSNEEDKEVKEKRATMIDLNRFVQKSWTNNILGLPINHWSVNYLLENRRLSMDTIVEWQIGYSPDAMKSITPHVLNNGQYAIAEELGLVKKNDNGNVYDTFINKLIFPIHSDRGDIIAFSGRRNDEEKRDGPKYINSKTSLLYRKEEVLFGLWFAKQEIRKKKNAILVEGNLDVIMMHQMGIRNTVASCGTALTESHAQKLARHCQSVTIFFDGDDAGHKATLKSIDILISAGLRVNVARPDKEDDPDTLCKVLGSELLPKNGEMPLKGLEGRKNPIEEWLENHTQDGVMWKAMYLLDHAKDDIHLKDQALADIAMMVSLEQSDYLRESYIERISKAKKMKLGTLTKRVEGLIEERVILEERKQDQESILPSWINKEKFYTLGFDSKKDGIQHTGIYFHMGDKGAKQLTNFIIKPLIHVYSKDENANRRLTEVDNGISKTVLELPSKAFTSVDQFESILMNEGVYFLMDGFAKSQLNKLKSVLLREYPKCFELKTLGWQPEGFWSFYNRVYHNDSLSAFNEYGFTDVNGTNYLSMAASSLANEVRAEDDIYKNDRYLSWSPAPFTFSEWAEMFVGAYGLNAWTGLMFVFVSIFRDIVYALNSSCPHFYVYGSVGSGKSVFAESISNLFFKEMPFFNLNHGTDFAFFSRMERFRNCPVGFNEFDENTIKPEWFGGIKAGFDGEGREKGSMTKKKKTEVQEIYCTLILIGQFLSTKDDASVLSRSIPEQISATNRTQAQIDNFNRLKAWEKKGLSGILVELLQYRSLVETKYAEFYAQEFKKLSQAFEKIGVRVKSRIQQNFCTMLTFRKLLDGMIDFPFSYDEFFDHVKRSIISLSQRITESDSLATFWKTLEFLLEQDMITDGWDFKIDVRDSVPLIISRADVGEDGKNTRVKTFEEPKKLLYVRMTNIHPLYMNATRQQTGKTGLNSETITNFMREQESFIGTIKSTVFKKKNGSSTPSSAFVFDYDMMNLNLEREVAPVGSQRTIVGSVRYKDAAVVEALGETKVSWTMEIDESYEKEGFKVEKIITVSCFSRKLDEVRRLTVGTPIKVEGLYNEYTAGDKRRGNMLVENIEFTEGPSVPVQDQAELFN, encoded by the coding sequence ATGATAACTCAAGAAAGTATAGATAGAATATTAGATGCCACTAGAATAGAAGATGTAATTGGCGAAGTAGTGAAATTGAAGAAGAAGGGATCTAATCTGCAAGGGTGTTGTCCTTTTCATGATGAAAAGACAGCATCATTTGTAGTAAGCCCATCTAAACAGATGTATAAATGCTTTGGCTGTGGTGCTGGAGGGAATGTGGTTACTTTCTTGATGGAGAACGGCCGACTGGAGTTTCCGGATGCGATACACAAACTAGCTGCTAAATATTCAATGACAGTTGAGGAAACGCTTTCCAATGAAGAGGATAAGGAGGTCAAGGAAAAACGTGCGACGATGATTGACCTTAACAGGTTCGTTCAAAAGTCTTGGACGAATAATATTCTGGGTTTGCCGATCAATCATTGGTCGGTAAATTACCTTTTGGAAAATAGAAGGCTTTCAATGGATACAATAGTGGAATGGCAGATCGGGTACTCTCCAGATGCCATGAAATCGATCACTCCGCACGTGTTAAACAATGGCCAATATGCAATTGCTGAAGAACTTGGTTTGGTGAAGAAGAATGATAATGGTAACGTGTATGACACTTTTATCAACAAATTAATATTTCCCATTCATAGTGATCGAGGCGATATTATTGCTTTTTCCGGAAGAAGAAACGATGAAGAAAAGAGGGATGGTCCGAAATATATAAACTCTAAGACTTCATTACTCTATAGAAAAGAGGAAGTCTTATTTGGACTATGGTTTGCCAAGCAGGAGATCCGGAAAAAGAAAAATGCCATATTGGTCGAAGGAAACTTAGATGTGATCATGATGCACCAGATGGGCATCCGCAATACTGTCGCTTCCTGTGGTACGGCTTTAACGGAAAGCCATGCTCAAAAGCTTGCCCGGCACTGTCAGAGCGTGACGATATTCTTTGACGGTGATGATGCAGGTCATAAGGCTACTTTAAAATCAATTGACATCCTGATATCGGCGGGCCTTCGTGTCAATGTTGCCCGTCCGGACAAAGAGGACGATCCGGATACTTTGTGTAAAGTTTTAGGTAGTGAGCTGCTTCCGAAAAATGGTGAAATGCCTTTAAAAGGATTGGAAGGCCGTAAGAATCCTATTGAGGAGTGGCTGGAAAACCATACTCAAGATGGGGTGATGTGGAAAGCTATGTATCTTTTGGATCATGCGAAGGACGATATCCATTTGAAGGATCAGGCATTGGCCGATATTGCCATGATGGTTTCGCTAGAGCAGTCGGACTATCTGCGTGAGAGCTATATAGAGCGAATTTCCAAAGCTAAGAAAATGAAGCTTGGAACGTTGACAAAACGTGTCGAAGGTTTGATTGAAGAAAGAGTAATACTTGAAGAAAGAAAACAGGATCAGGAGTCTATATTGCCATCATGGATAAATAAGGAAAAATTCTATACACTAGGTTTTGATTCTAAAAAAGACGGCATTCAGCATACTGGTATCTATTTTCATATGGGCGACAAAGGAGCAAAGCAGCTAACTAATTTTATTATCAAACCTTTGATCCACGTTTATTCGAAAGATGAAAATGCTAATAGGCGTTTGACTGAAGTGGATAATGGTATATCAAAAACAGTTTTGGAACTACCCTCCAAAGCTTTTACGTCCGTTGATCAGTTCGAATCGATATTGATGAATGAGGGTGTATACTTTCTGATGGATGGTTTTGCAAAATCCCAGTTAAATAAACTTAAATCAGTTTTACTAAGGGAGTACCCAAAATGTTTTGAGCTGAAAACACTGGGCTGGCAACCAGAAGGGTTTTGGTCATTTTATAACCGGGTTTATCATAATGATTCTCTTAGCGCATTTAATGAGTATGGTTTTACTGATGTTAATGGAACCAATTACTTATCAATGGCAGCCAGTTCCTTGGCTAATGAAGTTCGGGCTGAAGACGACATTTATAAAAATGACCGTTATTTGTCCTGGTCACCAGCACCTTTCACATTTTCTGAGTGGGCAGAGATGTTTGTCGGTGCGTATGGCCTTAATGCATGGACTGGGCTAATGTTTGTTTTTGTCTCCATTTTTCGCGATATCGTTTATGCACTCAATTCTTCATGCCCTCACTTTTACGTTTATGGTTCTGTAGGTTCAGGTAAATCAGTTTTTGCAGAATCAATATCTAATCTGTTTTTTAAGGAAATGCCTTTCTTTAATTTGAATCACGGTACCGACTTTGCATTCTTCTCGAGAATGGAACGTTTCCGCAATTGTCCGGTTGGATTCAATGAATTCGACGAAAATACCATAAAACCAGAGTGGTTTGGAGGTATCAAAGCTGGTTTTGACGGTGAAGGTCGGGAGAAAGGTTCGATGACTAAGAAGAAGAAAACAGAGGTTCAGGAAATTTATTGTACGCTAATTCTTATTGGTCAATTCCTATCTACCAAGGATGATGCGTCTGTTTTATCTAGGTCTATTCCGGAGCAAATATCCGCAACGAACCGGACGCAAGCACAGATCGACAATTTTAATCGCTTGAAAGCATGGGAGAAAAAAGGATTAAGTGGGATTTTAGTGGAGCTTCTTCAGTATCGTTCTTTGGTGGAAACTAAATATGCTGAGTTTTATGCCCAAGAATTCAAGAAACTATCTCAAGCCTTTGAAAAGATAGGTGTTCGCGTAAAAAGTCGGATCCAACAAAACTTCTGTACGATGTTGACTTTTCGAAAATTGCTCGATGGGATGATTGACTTTCCATTTTCTTACGATGAATTCTTTGATCATGTTAAGCGATCCATTATTTCATTGTCTCAGCGGATTACCGAATCTGATTCTTTGGCAACTTTCTGGAAAACCTTAGAATTTTTACTCGAGCAGGATATGATCACCGACGGTTGGGATTTTAAAATTGACGTTCGGGACTCTGTACCGTTAATTATTTCGCGCGCTGATGTCGGTGAAGATGGTAAAAATACTCGTGTAAAAACATTTGAAGAGCCTAAAAAACTCCTGTATGTAAGAATGACCAATATTCACCCTTTGTACATGAATGCTACTAGGCAGCAAACCGGAAAAACTGGTCTAAACAGCGAGACTATTACAAATTTCATGAGAGAACAGGAATCTTTTATCGGTACCATAAAATCAACAGTTTTTAAAAAGAAAAATGGATCATCCACTCCATCTAGCGCATTCGTATTCGATTATGATATGATGAACTTGAATTTGGAACGTGAAGTTGCTCCAGTAGGATCGCAACGTACCATCGTCGGATCGGTCCGGTACAAAGACGCTGCTGTTGTCGAGGCTTTGGGTGAGACTAAAGTTTCATGGACAATGGAAATTGATGAATCTTACGAAAAGGAAGGCTTCAAAGTCGAAAAAATAATAACTGTTTCTTGTTTCTCCCGAAAATTGGACGAGGTTCGCCGTTTGACTGTAGGGACTCCAATAAAGGTTGAAGGATTATACAATGAGTATACAGCTGGAGACAAACGGAGAGGAAATATGTTAGTCGAAAATATTGAATTTACCGAAGGGCCTTCCGTGCCAGTACAGGATCAGGCCGAATTGTTCAATTAA
- a CDS encoding helix-turn-helix transcriptional regulator, producing the protein MIRLKVINQELPAGIEDNGYEFFWSNRDQVLKCTHAGRVWIWGDFPQEAIDIVCEDMAAHPEVILDIRDWNVTDKDEMIALYIFCRFGKYDTEPDIHANGTIGYAEYFDCGKRGTCKYEGRICTTLKVENGELTKRELETLKLVAKGKLNKEIADIMDISEHTVNSHITNIQQKGNFFKKYEMILFAKDKNLI; encoded by the coding sequence ATGATACGATTAAAGGTCATAAATCAAGAACTCCCTGCTGGTATCGAAGATAACGGTTATGAATTCTTTTGGTCGAATCGAGATCAGGTTCTGAAGTGTACGCATGCAGGGAGAGTTTGGATCTGGGGAGATTTCCCTCAGGAGGCTATCGATATCGTTTGTGAAGACATGGCTGCGCATCCGGAAGTTATTCTTGATATCAGAGACTGGAATGTGACTGACAAAGATGAAATGATTGCTCTTTATATCTTCTGCAGATTTGGAAAGTACGACACGGAACCCGATATCCACGCTAATGGGACTATAGGTTACGCTGAATATTTTGACTGCGGAAAGCGTGGTACCTGTAAATATGAAGGTAGGATCTGCACGACGCTCAAGGTAGAAAACGGGGAATTGACAAAGCGTGAACTGGAGACATTAAAACTGGTGGCCAAGGGTAAGTTGAACAAAGAGATTGCGGACATTATGGATATTTCCGAGCACACCGTAAACTCTCATATAACCAATATACAGCAGAAGGGGAATTTCTTCAAAAAATATGAAATGATCCTGTTTGCCAAAGACAAGAACTTAATATAA
- a CDS encoding exonuclease domain-containing protein: MEFLYIIIAIVFLGLLWAYSAGAFDKIPKKGSFSTLSKEVYDKGQHLKDEKDLAALTLNANIEAYIKNEIDPGSFDIKFHTRFPVPIDFHELEFTVIDFETANKNPLSAVSLGIAHFKGQKLLDVKEFRLEPIIKHPWEFEHIHGISINQSREYSTFEKQWEYIKPHLDNRLLVAHNAEFDINVLKETVSFIKQKLTNIRVVCTYKLAKRFMKYESSYKLENLCKDNGIPYWNHKAAYDAVSAGILFMHAISQAPGGAISDSAMNGKRVAIK, from the coding sequence ATGGAATTTTTATACATAATTATTGCCATCGTTTTTCTTGGATTATTATGGGCATATAGCGCAGGAGCTTTTGATAAAATCCCAAAAAAAGGATCATTTTCTACATTATCAAAAGAGGTTTATGATAAAGGCCAGCATTTGAAGGACGAAAAAGATTTAGCAGCCTTAACATTAAATGCGAATATTGAAGCATACATTAAAAATGAAATAGATCCAGGTTCGTTTGATATTAAATTTCATACGCGATTCCCAGTCCCAATTGATTTTCATGAACTAGAATTTACAGTCATCGATTTCGAGACAGCCAATAAAAATCCTCTAAGCGCAGTCAGTTTAGGAATTGCTCATTTTAAAGGACAAAAGCTTTTAGATGTAAAAGAATTCCGATTAGAGCCAATTATCAAACATCCTTGGGAATTCGAACATATCCATGGAATTTCGATTAATCAATCTAGAGAGTATTCAACATTCGAAAAGCAATGGGAGTATATTAAACCTCATTTGGACAATAGGCTTTTAGTCGCTCATAATGCTGAATTTGATATAAATGTTTTGAAGGAAACCGTTTCTTTTATAAAACAAAAGCTTACCAACATAAGGGTTGTATGCACTTACAAACTTGCAAAAAGATTTATGAAATATGAATCTAGCTATAAACTGGAAAACCTTTGTAAAGATAACGGAATCCCGTATTGGAACCATAAAGCAGCCTACGATGCTGTATCTGCTGGCATATTGTTTATGCATGCAATTTCTCAGGCTCCGGGTGGAGCGATATCTGATTCTGCAATGAATGGAAAAAGGGTTGCAATAAAATAG
- a CDS encoding transposase, translating to MQEAERKLLSLLMPEGLLEYFQILEVDQVDNQLHIYLDELNIAPTGYQNSKLESKGFMPSTEISDFPIRGQKVTLHIRRRRWTVLDTGEIITRDWNLVREGARMTTEFGLFLKKIFG from the coding sequence TTGCAAGAAGCCGAACGTAAATTACTGTCCCTATTGATGCCCGAAGGGCTATTGGAATACTTTCAGATTTTAGAAGTCGATCAGGTTGACAATCAGCTCCACATTTATTTAGATGAGCTTAATATTGCTCCGACAGGCTATCAGAACAGCAAGTTGGAGTCAAAGGGCTTCATGCCTTCCACTGAGATTTCAGACTTTCCCATTCGAGGCCAGAAAGTTACGCTACATATCCGCCGTCGTCGCTGGACGGTCCTGGATACCGGAGAGATCATCACAAGAGATTGGAATCTGGTGCGTGAGGGTGCTCGAATGACTACGGAATTCGGGCTTTTTTTAAAGAAGATATTTGGATAA
- a CDS encoding transposase codes for MDNHPVSAQLVGLFFQMDGKQLQDQYKNHLSDFQDWDQKPHAEQWTLFPDNISEHLSIDETSFSNGELYTIVSSKSAKGRKGTILATIRGTKAEDIIAVLERIPLKLRNKVREVTMDMAPNMAKAIRRCFRNARRVIDRFHVQKLAYDAVQELRIKYRWEVLDAESKKIMESRKRGIPYDPELLPNGDTLKQLLARSRHLLFKHPSRWSESQKRRAELLFIRFPKLKQAYDLGVALGDIFNKCRDKKVAFTKLGLWHNQVENAGIASFESVARSIAAHHQYILHYFDNRSTNASAESFNAKLKAFRSVFRGVRDTTFFLYRVMKLYA; via the coding sequence TTGGATAATCATCCTGTAAGCGCCCAATTGGTAGGTCTGTTCTTCCAAATGGACGGTAAGCAACTACAGGATCAATACAAGAACCATCTCAGTGACTTCCAGGACTGGGACCAAAAGCCACACGCAGAGCAATGGACCCTTTTTCCTGATAACATATCGGAACACCTGAGCATCGATGAGACCAGCTTTAGCAACGGTGAACTTTACACGATCGTAAGCAGTAAATCAGCAAAGGGCAGGAAGGGAACCATATTGGCTACCATAAGAGGGACAAAGGCGGAAGATATTATTGCTGTATTAGAGCGCATTCCACTTAAACTAAGGAACAAAGTTAGGGAAGTAACGATGGATATGGCCCCCAATATGGCAAAGGCTATCCGTAGGTGTTTCAGAAATGCCAGAAGGGTTATCGATCGGTTTCATGTACAAAAACTTGCTTATGATGCTGTTCAGGAACTCCGTATCAAATACCGATGGGAAGTCTTAGATGCAGAAAGCAAAAAAATAATGGAATCGCGAAAACGGGGTATCCCATATGACCCCGAGTTGTTGCCTAATGGTGATACGCTCAAACAGCTATTAGCTAGGTCGAGACACCTCCTGTTCAAGCATCCAAGTCGATGGTCGGAAAGCCAAAAACGCCGTGCAGAACTGCTGTTCATCAGGTTTCCCAAGCTAAAACAGGCTTATGATCTTGGAGTTGCCTTAGGTGACATCTTCAATAAATGCAGGGATAAAAAAGTTGCTTTCACAAAGTTAGGACTGTGGCACAACCAGGTTGAGAACGCGGGTATTGCTTCATTCGAGAGTGTCGCAAGATCCATTGCAGCACATCATCAATACATTCTCCACTACTTCGACAATAGAAGCACCAATGCATCCGCAGAGTCCTTCAATGCAAAACTCAAAGCTTTCAGGAGCGTCTTCCGTGGAGTAAGGGATACAACATTCTTCCTGTACAGAGTGATGAAATTGTATGCTTAA
- a CDS encoding glycoside hydrolase family 3 N-terminal domain-containing protein produces the protein MNARKLLFASSFSLFLTFSAQGQVYQKIENKYGPVLGYSTTSGVQILSIAGNKFKDLNRNGKLDRYEDWRLIPEERAKDLASKLSIDQIAGLMLYSRHQALPAPALGFMAGTYQGKNYQEGLVSPWALTDQQREFLEKDGLRHVLLTAVKDPETAARWNNELQRFVEGLGWGIPANNSSDPRHNAVVNAEFNAGAGGQISMWPDGLAMAATFDPAIVKRFGQVAASEYRSLGITTALSPQIDLGTEPRWYRIGMTFGESPELTTAMARAYIDGFQTSSGNDEIALGWGYKSVNAMVKHWPSGGPEEGGRDGHWAIGKFAVYPGDNLKQHIIPFVNGAFQLTGKTSKAAAVMPYYTISFGQDKKNGENVGNGYSKYLLTDLLRGTYGYDGVICSDWLITGDEAPKPDGFAGKPWGVEQLSVAERHYKALMAGVDQFGGNNDKAPVLSAYELGVKEHGQKFMRQRFEASARRLLLNIFRVGLFENPYLDVEESRVTVGNPLYMKEGYDAQVKSVVLLKNSNQQLPIRGRKKVYVPKMYKAAMKDWWGNYTQARLEYPVNIDLLRKYADVTDNPNEADLAVVFVQSPISAEGGYSERDRKNGGNGYVPISLQYGSYTASNARAESIAAGDPVIDPSIKNRSYKNKMVTAANVMDLQTILDTKDMMKDKPVLVAVTANKPMVFAEFEKEVSGIVLNFGVSTQAVLDVMFGKYEPSGLLPVQMPANMATVEKQAEDVPFDMEVYVDQAGHAYDFGYGLNWSGVIKDERVREFVKK, from the coding sequence ATGAATGCAAGGAAACTACTATTCGCTTCATCTTTCAGTCTATTTTTAACGTTTTCGGCACAAGGCCAGGTTTATCAAAAGATTGAGAATAAATACGGCCCTGTCTTGGGTTATTCGACAACTTCAGGAGTGCAGATCCTAAGCATTGCTGGAAATAAATTTAAGGATCTCAATCGAAATGGGAAATTAGATCGTTATGAAGACTGGCGTTTGATACCAGAGGAACGTGCCAAAGATCTCGCCTCAAAATTATCTATTGATCAGATTGCTGGACTTATGTTATACAGCAGACATCAAGCTTTACCAGCACCGGCCCTTGGATTTATGGCTGGCACCTATCAAGGAAAAAATTACCAGGAAGGTCTTGTTTCACCTTGGGCCCTGACCGATCAGCAGCGCGAATTTCTGGAGAAGGATGGGCTTAGGCATGTCCTGTTAACGGCAGTAAAAGATCCGGAAACCGCTGCCCGCTGGAATAATGAGTTGCAGCGTTTTGTGGAAGGGTTGGGATGGGGTATCCCGGCGAATAATAGCTCCGATCCACGTCATAATGCTGTTGTCAATGCGGAGTTCAATGCAGGGGCAGGGGGGCAAATTTCGATGTGGCCGGATGGACTTGCGATGGCGGCGACATTCGATCCAGCTATCGTTAAACGTTTTGGGCAAGTGGCGGCTTCGGAATATCGATCATTGGGCATCACGACGGCATTATCGCCACAGATAGATTTGGGTACCGAGCCGCGTTGGTACCGCATTGGTATGACTTTCGGAGAGAGCCCCGAGTTGACCACAGCCATGGCTAGAGCTTATATTGATGGCTTTCAGACATCGAGTGGAAATGACGAAATTGCCTTAGGCTGGGGGTATAAGAGTGTCAATGCTATGGTGAAACATTGGCCCAGTGGAGGGCCTGAGGAAGGTGGTCGGGACGGCCATTGGGCTATTGGAAAGTTTGCGGTATATCCAGGTGATAATCTGAAGCAACATATTATTCCATTTGTCAATGGAGCTTTCCAGTTGACTGGAAAGACGAGCAAAGCTGCCGCGGTTATGCCCTATTATACGATTTCTTTTGGTCAGGACAAGAAGAATGGTGAAAATGTGGGAAATGGTTATAGCAAATATTTGCTTACCGACTTATTGCGCGGCACCTACGGTTATGATGGTGTGATCTGTTCGGACTGGCTGATTACGGGAGATGAAGCGCCTAAGCCAGATGGATTTGCAGGTAAACCCTGGGGGGTAGAACAGCTGTCGGTGGCAGAGCGTCATTATAAAGCATTAATGGCAGGTGTAGATCAATTTGGAGGCAATAACGATAAGGCTCCTGTTTTGTCGGCCTATGAACTGGGTGTCAAAGAGCACGGACAGAAATTTATGAGACAACGGTTTGAAGCTTCCGCTAGAAGGCTTCTGTTGAATATTTTCCGGGTAGGACTCTTTGAAAATCCATATTTGGATGTCGAGGAGAGTCGTGTCACTGTCGGAAATCCGCTCTATATGAAGGAGGGCTACGACGCACAGGTAAAGTCCGTTGTTTTACTAAAGAATAGTAATCAGCAATTGCCTATTCGTGGACGGAAAAAAGTTTATGTTCCGAAGATGTATAAGGCAGCAATGAAAGATTGGTGGGGAAACTATACACAGGCGCGATTGGAATACCCCGTCAACATCGATCTCTTGCGGAAATATGCTGATGTAACCGATAACCCCAATGAAGCTGATCTTGCAGTCGTGTTTGTACAGAGCCCGATCAGTGCCGAAGGTGGGTATAGCGAAAGGGATCGCAAGAATGGTGGAAATGGATATGTTCCCATTTCCTTGCAATATGGCAGTTATACCGCCTCAAACGCACGAGCGGAGAGCATCGCTGCGGGTGATCCAGTAATCGATCCATCGATTAAGAATAGATCTTATAAGAATAAAATGGTGACTGCTGCTAATGTGATGGATCTTCAGACGATATTGGATACGAAGGATATGATGAAAGATAAACCAGTTCTGGTTGCTGTAACTGCCAACAAGCCGATGGTATTTGCCGAGTTTGAGAAGGAAGTCTCTGGTATTGTCTTGAATTTTGGTGTATCGACACAGGCTGTATTGGATGTTATGTTTGGAAAGTATGAACCATCTGGTCTTTTACCGGTTCAAATGCCAGCGAATATGGCTACAGTAGAGAAGCAAGCAGAGGATGTGCCCTTTGATATGGAGGTATATGTTGATCAAGCCGGACATGCTTACGATTTTGGTTATGGTTTGAACTGGTCGGGTGTAATTAAAGATGAGCGCGTGCGCGAGTTTGTAAAGAAATAG